Part of the Pirellulales bacterium genome, ATGGGGCGTGAGCACACGAGGCCCTGCGGCACGTCGCAAAATAGTCGGCTGTGCAGCTAGCGAGTTTAGCGCATCAGCATCGAAGACAGCCGGTTGAGTCAGCGTGGTAAAGAGCCAGGCCACCAGTTCATCAAGTTCACTGGATCGTGACAGCCCCGGCCCGCAGCCGACGGCGGTAGCGTTCTTGGCGAGTGCAGTAAGGTTCTCTCGGGCAGCACCGGCGATGCGTCCCTCGGCGTCACACGGCATCGGAGCCGTCATGAACGACGGCTCGAACGATGCGATCGTGTCGAGACAACAATCCGCGACAGCTAACCGCACCAGCCCTGCGCCGCTGCGAAGCGCCGCCAATCCGGCCAAGCCGGCCGCCCCGGCCATACCGCGCGAGCCGCCGACAAGCAGCGCGCGGCCGAAGCTCCCTTTGTTGCTTTCAGCGGGGCGCTTGGCGAGACGTGGCAACGGGCCGTCGGTGTCGGTCATTTACTTGCCACCTTACCATTGTCACGTTGGTCGCGCGTCGAGGCAAAACCGTCACACGCAGCGACGTTTCCGTCATTGTTGGCGACGTCGTGCTGCGTTGCGGGCGATCAGGCCAGCGACGTAGGCTCCTTTGAAACCTGCATCAATGTTTACCACCGTCACATTGGCAGCACAGCTATTGAGCATACTCAACAGCGACGCCAGCCCCCCCAAATTTGCTCCATAGCCGACACTCGTAGGCACACCGATCACAGGGCAATCGACGTGTCCACCTACAACGCTTGGTAACGCTCCTTCCATGCCCGCGATCACCACCACGGCATCCGAGCCCAGAATTTGCGGCAGTCGGGCGGGCAAGCGATGCGGGCCGGCTACACCCACATCTTGCACGAAGCGAACTTCAACCCCCATCCACTCGGCCGTTTCCCGCGCCTCTTCGGCCACTGGCAGGTCGCTGGTGCCGGCCGTGACAATTGCCACGCGACCGCGGACATTGGCACCGCTCGATTCGCCGTCGACAGTCGGCACATCGAGCGGAATGCGAAAGGTGCGCCCCAGCGAATTATAGCGACCGCTAGGGAAGGTCGTTCCTAGACGCTTGGCGTACTCGGCCGGAATACGGGTGGACAGGACGTCGATCCCTTCGTCGCGCAAACGATGAAAGATCCGTTCGAGCGCTTCCGGCGATTTGCCGGCGCCATATACCACCTCAGGAAATCCACAGCGGCGATGCCGATCGAGATCCAACTGCGCCTCGCCAATGTCAGCGATTGTGCCTTGCGATAGCCGCTGGACAAAATCCGACACCGACATTCCGCCGCGCAGCAGCTCATTTGCCAAAATCGTGAGTTCTGAAGG contains:
- the larB gene encoding nickel pincer cofactor biosynthesis protein LarB, which gives rise to MEPSELTILANELLRGGMSVSDFVQRLSQGTIADIGEAQLDLDRHRRCGFPEVVYGAGKSPEALERIFHRLRDEGIDVLSTRIPAEYAKRLGTTFPSGRYNSLGRTFRIPLDVPTVDGESSGANVRGRVAIVTAGTSDLPVAEEARETAEWMGVEVRFVQDVGVAGPHRLPARLPQILGSDAVVVIAGMEGALPSVVGGHVDCPVIGVPTSVGYGANLGGLASLLSMLNSCAANVTVVNIDAGFKGAYVAGLIARNAARRRQQ
- a CDS encoding NAD(P)H-hydrate dehydratase, which codes for MTDTDGPLPRLAKRPAESNKGSFGRALLVGGSRGMAGAAGLAGLAALRSGAGLVRLAVADCCLDTIASFEPSFMTAPMPCDAEGRIAGAARENLTALAKNATAVGCGPGLSRSSELDELVAWLFTTLTQPAVFDADALNSLAAQPTILRRAAGPRVLTPHPGEFARLIQSQTIGTRDEQLLEAIGLAKKCGVVIVLKGHRTLVTDGRQKAHNTTGNPGMATGGTGDVLTGIITALLCQGLKPFDAARLGVHVHGLAGDLAATELGEVSLIASDLINLLPRAFKTVSD